One region of Oceanidesulfovibrio indonesiensis genomic DNA includes:
- a CDS encoding uracil-DNA glycosylase, with protein MDIDTLATLARGIQHCRSCRLWETRTHAVPGSGAFARRTVLLGEAPGEKEDELGLPFMGRTGRFLDGFLEHNGFHRDDFFITPAVKCRPPKNRDPRLDELAACRDRWLGAQLEALEPRMILLAGKAAVRQTLGLEDALTSINGRVFEYRGIPCLVTYHPTAMMRFKKIRETAVKNLANLHDILRTA; from the coding sequence ATGGACATTGACACACTTGCCACTCTGGCCCGCGGCATCCAGCATTGCCGGTCCTGCCGCCTCTGGGAGACCCGCACCCACGCCGTGCCCGGCAGCGGCGCCTTCGCACGCCGAACCGTGCTGCTGGGCGAGGCGCCCGGCGAGAAGGAGGACGAGCTCGGCCTGCCGTTCATGGGCCGCACCGGCCGGTTCCTGGATGGCTTTCTCGAACACAACGGGTTCCACCGCGACGACTTCTTCATCACACCGGCGGTGAAGTGCCGGCCGCCTAAAAACCGCGATCCCAGACTGGACGAGCTGGCCGCGTGCCGCGACAGGTGGCTGGGCGCGCAACTCGAAGCACTCGAACCGCGCATGATCCTCCTCGCCGGCAAGGCGGCCGTGCGTCAAACCCTTGGGCTGGAGGACGCATTAACCAGTATCAACGGCCGGGTGTTCGAGTACCGCGGCATTCCCTGCCTGGTCACCTATCATCCCACGGCCATGATGCGGTTCAAAAAAATCCGGGAAACCGCCGTAAAAAACCTGGCGAACCTCCACGACATTCTACGTACTGCATGA
- a CDS encoding sulfide-dependent adenosine diphosphate thiazole synthase, translating into MPQELDEIIITEAIATEYFEKFRNCLSVDVAIVGGGPSGMTAARKLAEKGRSVALFERKLSLGGGMWGGGMTWNILVVQEASKHLLEEVGVPIKEFKPGYWTADAVAATTTLASKACIAGAQVFNCMSVEDVVLREEDGRTRVTGLVINSSPVEIAGLHVDPVTIASRYVIEATGHDTELLRRLVAKNGVKLNTASGNIEGEKSLWAERAETNTVANTGEVFPGVFVAGMAANATYGSYRMGPVFGGMLLSGERVAEEINRRLSEEG; encoded by the coding sequence ATGCCTCAGGAACTCGACGAAATTATCATTACGGAAGCCATTGCGACGGAGTACTTCGAGAAATTCCGTAACTGCCTGAGCGTGGACGTCGCCATCGTGGGTGGCGGTCCTTCCGGCATGACTGCAGCCCGCAAGCTGGCGGAGAAAGGGCGCAGCGTCGCCCTGTTCGAGCGTAAGCTTTCCCTGGGCGGCGGCATGTGGGGCGGCGGAATGACCTGGAACATTCTGGTGGTGCAGGAAGCGTCCAAGCACCTGCTGGAAGAAGTGGGCGTGCCCATCAAGGAGTTCAAGCCCGGCTACTGGACGGCGGATGCCGTTGCCGCGACCACCACGCTGGCCTCCAAGGCGTGCATCGCCGGCGCGCAGGTCTTCAACTGCATGTCCGTGGAAGACGTGGTGCTGCGCGAGGAGGACGGCCGGACGCGCGTGACCGGCCTGGTCATCAACTCATCGCCGGTGGAGATCGCCGGCCTGCACGTGGACCCCGTGACCATCGCCTCGCGTTACGTCATCGAGGCGACAGGCCACGACACGGAACTGCTCAGGCGTCTGGTGGCAAAGAACGGCGTGAAGCTGAACACCGCGTCCGGCAACATCGAGGGCGAGAAATCGCTGTGGGCGGAACGCGCCGAAACCAACACCGTGGCCAACACGGGCGAGGTGTTCCCAGGCGTGTTCGTGGCGGGCATGGCCGCCAACGCCACCTATGGCTCCTACAGAATGGGGCCGGTTTTCGGAGGCATGCTTCTTTCCGGAGAGCGCGTTGCCGAAGAAATAAACAGGAGACTGTCCGAGGAAGGATAG
- a CDS encoding SPOR domain-containing protein, whose protein sequence is MYIARYILAAFLALFPSIAQAGQWGVHLASYKLKANVHSGWSQLQTDYPELLDGLSPLHVMTNVPSKGVFIRLIAGPIPNRNRADALRREFVARGKYADVLALPDTEPPSTARPRSIENIPLCSTMHDLQVRIRPVDTHDLIGMDANPVLVVVARSNDSKPPRNLASRAYTPATDPQNRSKSSLAAKLKRQLPHPATVSLHSDILTKNTSTGAMSDPSPGGERERHEFAGMTIGNGQVNFMPGLCRIGDDVGPYAGIGISF, encoded by the coding sequence ATGTACATTGCGCGATATATCCTCGCCGCATTCCTCGCCCTTTTCCCTTCAATCGCACAGGCCGGACAATGGGGCGTACACCTCGCCTCTTACAAGCTGAAAGCCAATGTCCACAGCGGTTGGAGCCAACTGCAAACCGACTATCCCGAACTGCTCGACGGCCTCTCGCCGCTGCACGTCATGACGAACGTCCCGAGCAAGGGCGTTTTCATCCGGCTCATTGCCGGTCCGATCCCGAACCGGAACAGGGCCGACGCCCTGCGTCGAGAGTTTGTCGCTCGGGGCAAATACGCAGACGTGCTGGCGCTGCCGGACACTGAGCCGCCCTCCACTGCACGGCCCCGCTCCATTGAGAACATCCCCTTGTGCTCGACCATGCACGATCTGCAGGTGCGCATACGCCCCGTGGACACGCACGACCTCATCGGGATGGACGCCAATCCGGTACTGGTCGTCGTTGCCCGGTCCAATGATTCGAAGCCGCCCAGGAACCTCGCCTCCCGGGCATACACACCCGCCACCGATCCCCAGAACCGCTCGAAAAGTTCCCTGGCCGCAAAGCTCAAGCGACAGCTCCCGCACCCCGCCACCGTCAGTCTCCATTCCGATATCCTGACAAAGAACACCAGCACCGGAGCAATGTCCGACCCCTCCCCTGGCGGTGAAAGGGAGAGGCACGAGTTCGCCGGCATGACCATCGGCAACGGCCAGGTCAACTTCATGCCTGGTCTCTGCCGCATAGGCGACGACGTCGGACCATATGCGGGTATCGGCATCTCATTCTGA
- a CDS encoding putative hydro-lyase, protein MQSYVTPAHVREACREQRHVGPTPGFCPGHAQANVVILPKEHAWDFLLLCQRNPTPLPLLEVYEPGDPVSRTMAPGSDIRTDCPRYIVQQSGETREATDISDLWRDDLVTFLLGCSFTFEAGLIEAGVPVRHMEESCNVPMYRTNVPLDPAGIFSGPMVVSMRPVPSGLVPAAVMATARFPAVHGAPVWVGNPQGLGIADVNTPDFGDSVTIREGELPVFWACGVSGLSAVQTAGVDFAVTHAPGHMLVLDVKDSELGA, encoded by the coding sequence ATGCAATCTTATGTCACGCCGGCCCATGTTCGCGAAGCCTGCCGCGAGCAACGCCACGTCGGCCCCACGCCCGGATTCTGCCCGGGCCACGCCCAGGCCAACGTGGTGATTTTGCCAAAAGAACACGCCTGGGATTTTCTGCTGTTGTGCCAGCGCAACCCGACGCCCCTGCCGCTTCTGGAGGTCTACGAGCCGGGTGATCCGGTCTCCCGGACCATGGCGCCGGGTTCGGACATCCGCACGGACTGCCCGCGCTACATCGTGCAGCAGAGCGGCGAAACGCGCGAAGCGACCGACATTTCGGACCTCTGGCGCGACGATCTGGTGACTTTCCTGCTCGGCTGCTCGTTCACCTTCGAGGCAGGCCTTATCGAAGCCGGCGTACCTGTGCGCCACATGGAGGAGAGTTGCAACGTACCCATGTACCGCACCAACGTGCCGCTCGATCCGGCCGGTATTTTCTCCGGTCCCATGGTCGTGTCCATGCGGCCGGTGCCGTCCGGTCTTGTGCCGGCTGCCGTGATGGCCACTGCGCGGTTTCCCGCCGTGCACGGAGCGCCGGTGTGGGTGGGCAATCCGCAGGGCCTCGGCATAGCCGATGTGAACACGCCGGACTTCGGCGATTCGGTAACCATTCGCGAAGGGGAATTGCCCGTGTTCTGGGCGTGCGGAGTCTCGGGGCTTTCCGCGGTGCAGACCGCCGGCGTGGACTTCGCCGTTACCCACGCCCCGGGGCACATGCTTGTGCTGGATGTGAAGGATTCCGAACTGGGCGCATGA
- a CDS encoding DUF4392 domain-containing protein: protein MDHAEKTRQSALAKALDDIAILDLACLGVAGHLYAALQRKQAGPMCMGAAQFVLDALPEEGGLAVIATGFPMGGGVPETDGPVGAAMLARAFRVARGARSLIVTDEDFVDAVKAACIGAGLSPRIADPEGLESVSYLNPVYILPFPREEGACRIRCEKVMANMRPDLMVAVERPGKNVAGVYHGMNGRPLAGYVADIEPLFEMGREAGIPILGIGDGGNELGMGVICDDLGSFLPQATSCGCPCERGTAAVFAADYLVVASVSNWGADGIIAGLAVLTRKIDVLHHPDRERRAIELCANSGAVDGVHVSPIPAVDGIPAEEWEGLLTTLRGMVHRGTDFHGDWRRTKHG from the coding sequence ATGGATCATGCAGAAAAGACGCGACAGAGCGCGCTGGCAAAAGCGCTCGACGACATAGCGATTCTCGACCTGGCATGCCTCGGCGTTGCCGGCCATCTATACGCCGCGCTGCAACGCAAGCAGGCCGGCCCCATGTGCATGGGCGCAGCGCAGTTCGTGTTGGATGCGCTGCCGGAAGAAGGCGGCCTTGCCGTCATCGCCACCGGATTTCCCATGGGCGGGGGCGTGCCGGAGACGGACGGCCCAGTGGGCGCGGCCATGCTCGCGCGGGCGTTTCGCGTTGCACGCGGCGCGCGTTCGCTTATCGTGACGGACGAAGACTTCGTGGACGCCGTGAAGGCCGCCTGCATCGGCGCAGGGCTTTCGCCGCGCATTGCCGATCCTGAAGGGCTCGAATCCGTCAGCTATCTGAACCCGGTATACATCCTGCCGTTTCCGCGGGAAGAGGGTGCCTGCCGCATTCGTTGCGAAAAGGTGATGGCCAACATGCGGCCCGACCTGATGGTGGCCGTGGAGCGACCCGGCAAGAACGTGGCTGGTGTGTACCACGGCATGAACGGACGGCCTCTGGCCGGTTACGTGGCGGACATCGAGCCGCTGTTCGAGATGGGCCGGGAGGCCGGCATCCCTATTCTCGGCATTGGCGACGGCGGCAACGAGCTCGGCATGGGCGTCATCTGCGACGATCTCGGCAGTTTTCTTCCTCAGGCCACGTCCTGCGGCTGCCCTTGCGAAAGGGGCACGGCTGCGGTGTTCGCGGCGGATTACCTCGTGGTTGCAAGCGTTTCCAACTGGGGGGCGGACGGAATCATCGCGGGCCTCGCCGTGCTCACCAGAAAGATCGATGTGCTGCACCACCCGGACCGCGAGCGACGCGCCATCGAGTTGTGCGCGAACTCCGGCGCAGTGGACGGCGTGCATGTCTCGCCGATACCCGCCGTGGACGGCATACCCGCCGAAGAGTGGGAGGGACTGCTCACGACCCTGCGCGGCATGGTCCACCGGGGAACTGATTTCCACGGAGATTGGCGCCGCACCAAGCACGGCTAG
- a CDS encoding MliC family protein, with product MIRQVLTCILLCLAVLLAGCDESADTPSTARPLVEDSRIVDQPEHVVPDLPDEVPYICASDDDIETLTLLADFSSEPIILHIEDTTYELQTVPSGSGARYESESVVFWTKGKEATLGIRGGQYRCTVASD from the coding sequence GTGATTCGCCAAGTCCTGACGTGCATATTGCTCTGCCTCGCCGTGTTGCTTGCCGGCTGTGACGAATCAGCGGATACGCCCTCCACGGCCCGGCCTCTTGTTGAAGATTCCCGCATCGTCGACCAGCCGGAACACGTCGTGCCGGACCTGCCGGACGAGGTGCCCTACATCTGCGCGAGCGATGACGATATCGAAACGCTGACGCTGCTGGCGGACTTTTCGAGCGAGCCGATCATCCTGCATATCGAAGACACGACGTACGAACTCCAGACTGTGCCCTCGGGTTCCGGGGCGCGGTATGAAAGCGAAAGCGTCGTATTCTGGACCAAAGGGAAGGAAGCCACCCTCGGCATCCGCGGCGGCCAGTACCGCTGCACCGTGGCCTCGGACTGA
- the rsgA gene encoding ribosome small subunit-dependent GTPase A, translated as MSFHDLIDIGWSSFFASAFDSLNINVLVPARVARAERERYTLMHQRGVSHAVLAGRLRHEAVGPGDLPVVGDWVATQLGSVPEYCNAHHREASAEPLPGVARIEALLPRRTLLARLDPSGGGSRQPLAANADLVLLAAGLDNDFNPRRLERGAMLAREAGAEPVVVLTKADLRTDCRRELSRVMAAVPGAHTLALSSHTGEGIEDLRALLTSGVTAVLLGSSGAGKSTLVNRLLGCELQRTAQVREADSRGRHATTHRELFLLPGGGLLIDTPGLRAFGLTGEENVDDLFADVECFAACCRFRNCRHEAEPGCGVIEAVERGELAPERYDSYLKLRSEAERLERRQTGATDMEAKRRSKELGKLLKRYARIDPKR; from the coding sequence ATGTCGTTTCACGACCTCATCGACATCGGCTGGTCGTCCTTCTTTGCTTCAGCTTTCGATTCCCTGAATATCAACGTCCTCGTGCCTGCTCGCGTGGCTCGCGCCGAGCGGGAGCGCTACACTCTCATGCACCAGCGCGGTGTGTCGCACGCCGTGCTGGCCGGACGGCTGCGACATGAAGCGGTCGGACCCGGGGATTTGCCCGTGGTGGGCGACTGGGTTGCAACGCAGCTCGGAAGCGTCCCCGAGTATTGCAACGCCCACCACAGAGAGGCTTCTGCCGAGCCGCTGCCCGGCGTGGCGCGAATCGAGGCGCTTCTTCCTCGGCGCACATTGCTCGCGCGGCTCGACCCTTCCGGTGGTGGATCCCGGCAACCCCTGGCTGCCAACGCGGACCTCGTGCTGCTCGCAGCAGGGCTGGATAACGACTTCAACCCGAGACGTCTGGAACGCGGAGCCATGCTGGCGCGCGAGGCCGGAGCCGAACCCGTGGTCGTGCTCACCAAAGCCGACCTGCGAACGGATTGCCGCCGCGAGCTTTCGCGAGTCATGGCGGCCGTGCCCGGCGCCCACACGCTTGCTCTCAGCTCGCATACGGGCGAAGGGATCGAGGACTTGCGCGCGCTCCTCACTTCGGGTGTTACCGCAGTCCTGCTCGGTTCCTCGGGCGCTGGCAAATCCACGCTCGTCAACCGGCTGCTCGGCTGCGAACTTCAGCGAACAGCCCAGGTGCGTGAGGCAGATTCGCGCGGCAGACACGCCACCACGCACAGAGAACTGTTCCTGCTGCCTGGCGGCGGGCTGCTCATCGACACGCCCGGCCTGCGCGCCTTCGGCCTCACGGGCGAAGAGAATGTCGATGACCTCTTTGCAGATGTGGAATGCTTCGCCGCTTGCTGCCGCTTCCGAAATTGCCGCCACGAGGCGGAACCAGGCTGCGGCGTCATTGAGGCGGTTGAGCGCGGCGAACTTGCGCCCGAGCGCTACGACTCCTACCTCAAATTGCGCAGCGAGGCCGAACGCCTGGAGAGACGCCAGACGGGCGCCACGGATATGGAAGCGAAGCGCCGTAGCAAGGAACTCGGCAAACTGCTGAAACGCTACGCCCGGATAGACCCCAAGCGCTGA
- the lon gene encoding endopeptidase La encodes MSDERRTTQEILLENEEEARQVEEALNEAGDTTTMEIPDEMPVLPVRDIVVFNYMILPLFVGREKSVAAVDAALNSNRFITILTQRDESVDEPGPDDLYDVGTVAMIMRMLKMPDGRLKVLVQGVSRAQVKEFTSTEPHLQARVETISEPDIEDLSLEQIALMRAAKEQSEKILTLRGISPSDIMAVLNSVDEPGRLADLIASNLRLSQEEAQAILEERDPMRRLSLVNDQLVRELELATMQAKIQSSAKEGMDKAQKDFFLREQMKAIRKELGEEGGESEEFEQLQEALDKAGLPKEVKKEADKQLKRLTSMHPDSSEATVVRTYLDWLIELPWKKASRDRLDIKKAHEILDEDHYDLQKVKDRILEYLSVRKLNPKMKGPILCFVGPPGVGKTSLGRSIARALNRKFVRMSLGGMRDEAEIRGHRRTYIGSMPGRIIQSIKQAGTKNPVIMLDEIDKVGTDFRGDPSSALLEVLDPEQNHSFSDHYLNVPFDLSKVMFICTANVLDTIPSALLDRMETIQIPGYTEQEKIKIARRYILPRQAETNGLKPEEVEISDATLAKLVREYTREAGLRNLERQVGSVFRKLARRKAEGEKGPFKVQPASLHKLLGAPTFLDEEREKELPPGVAIGLAWTPYGGEILHIEASTMPGKGSLTLTGKLGDVMKESAQAAMTYARARAETLDIDPQFFEKRDIHIHVPAGATPKDGPSAGIALVTALVSALSGKPIYSELAMTGEITLRGRVLPVGGIKEKILAAVAHGIKEVAIPKQNKKDLEDVPAELRRKLKIRYIEHIDEIWPAAWHFEEKK; translated from the coding sequence ATGAGCGACGAAAGACGCACCACGCAGGAAATCCTGTTGGAAAACGAGGAAGAAGCGCGTCAGGTCGAAGAGGCGTTGAACGAGGCCGGGGACACCACCACCATGGAAATCCCGGACGAAATGCCCGTCTTGCCCGTGCGCGACATCGTGGTGTTCAATTACATGATTCTCCCCCTGTTCGTGGGCCGGGAGAAATCCGTGGCCGCCGTGGATGCGGCATTGAACTCCAACCGTTTCATCACCATTCTCACCCAGCGCGACGAGAGCGTGGACGAACCCGGGCCGGACGATCTGTACGATGTCGGCACCGTGGCCATGATCATGCGCATGCTCAAGATGCCGGACGGCCGGCTCAAAGTGCTGGTGCAGGGCGTTTCCCGCGCCCAGGTCAAGGAATTCACGTCCACCGAGCCGCATCTGCAGGCGCGCGTGGAAACAATATCCGAACCCGATATCGAGGATCTCTCCCTGGAGCAGATCGCGCTCATGCGCGCCGCCAAGGAGCAAAGCGAAAAGATCCTTACCCTGCGGGGCATCTCGCCGTCCGACATCATGGCTGTGCTGAACAGCGTGGACGAGCCGGGCCGACTCGCCGACCTCATCGCCTCCAACCTGCGGCTATCGCAGGAAGAGGCGCAGGCCATCCTGGAAGAGCGCGACCCCATGCGCCGTCTCTCCCTCGTGAATGACCAGCTGGTCCGCGAGCTGGAACTCGCCACCATGCAGGCCAAAATCCAGTCCTCCGCCAAGGAAGGCATGGACAAGGCCCAGAAAGACTTCTTCCTGCGCGAGCAGATGAAGGCCATCCGCAAGGAGCTGGGCGAGGAAGGCGGGGAGTCCGAGGAGTTCGAGCAGCTCCAGGAAGCCCTGGACAAGGCCGGACTGCCCAAGGAGGTCAAGAAGGAGGCGGACAAGCAACTCAAGCGTCTCACCAGCATGCACCCGGATTCGTCCGAAGCCACGGTGGTGCGCACGTACCTGGACTGGCTCATCGAGCTGCCGTGGAAGAAGGCCTCTCGCGACCGGCTGGACATCAAGAAAGCGCACGAGATTCTGGACGAGGACCACTACGACCTGCAGAAGGTCAAGGACCGTATCCTCGAATACCTCTCCGTGCGCAAGCTGAACCCGAAGATGAAGGGGCCCATCCTGTGCTTCGTGGGTCCTCCCGGCGTGGGCAAGACGTCCCTGGGCCGCTCCATCGCCCGGGCGCTGAACCGCAAGTTCGTGCGCATGTCCCTGGGCGGCATGCGGGACGAAGCCGAGATTCGCGGCCACCGCCGCACCTACATCGGCTCCATGCCCGGCCGCATCATCCAGTCCATCAAGCAGGCCGGCACGAAAAACCCGGTCATCATGCTCGACGAGATAGACAAGGTCGGCACGGACTTCCGGGGCGATCCGTCCTCGGCATTGCTTGAGGTGCTGGACCCGGAGCAGAACCACTCCTTCTCAGACCACTACCTCAACGTGCCCTTCGATCTCTCCAAGGTCATGTTCATCTGCACGGCAAACGTGCTGGACACCATCCCGTCGGCGCTGCTGGACCGTATGGAGACCATCCAGATTCCCGGCTACACCGAGCAGGAGAAGATCAAAATCGCGCGGCGCTACATCCTGCCGCGCCAGGCGGAGACAAACGGCCTGAAACCTGAAGAGGTGGAGATTTCCGACGCCACGCTGGCCAAGCTGGTGCGCGAGTACACGCGCGAGGCCGGTCTGCGGAACCTGGAACGCCAGGTAGGCTCCGTATTCCGCAAACTCGCCCGCCGCAAGGCCGAAGGGGAGAAGGGGCCGTTCAAGGTCCAGCCTGCTTCGCTGCACAAGCTGCTCGGCGCGCCCACGTTCCTGGACGAGGAGCGCGAGAAGGAGCTGCCACCCGGCGTGGCTATCGGCCTGGCCTGGACACCCTACGGTGGCGAGATTCTGCACATCGAGGCGTCCACCATGCCCGGCAAGGGCAGTCTGACCCTCACTGGCAAGCTCGGCGACGTGATGAAGGAATCGGCCCAGGCTGCCATGACTTACGCCCGCGCCCGCGCCGAAACGCTGGATATCGACCCGCAGTTCTTCGAGAAACGCGACATCCATATCCACGTGCCGGCAGGCGCCACGCCCAAGGACGGCCCTTCCGCGGGCATCGCCCTGGTCACGGCGCTCGTCTCCGCGCTCTCCGGCAAGCCCATCTATTCCGAGCTCGCCATGACCGGCGAGATAACCCTGCGCGGCCGCGTCCTTCCCGTGGGCGGCATCAAGGAGAAAATCCTCGCCGCCGTGGCCCACGGCATCAAGGAAGTCGCCATACCCAAGCAGAACAAGAAGGACCTGGAGGACGTGCCCGCGGAACTGCGGCGCAAGCTGAAGATCCGCTACATCGAACACATCGATGAAATCTGGCCGGCCGCCTGGCACTTCGAGGAGAAGAAGTAG